In one Pseudoliparis swirei isolate HS2019 ecotype Mariana Trench chromosome 23, NWPU_hadal_v1, whole genome shotgun sequence genomic region, the following are encoded:
- the rnf151 gene encoding RING finger protein 151 produces the protein MADREVSTQSGGYDVELFVDTPDCDLVCTICQGVLRCPVRAACHHIFCKKCILQWLKRQETCPCCRKPVNSSLIFLMFKLSKSIGRMKIKCKNEIRGCAKTFSLSEQYCHSMSCLYELIPCPYQGCQAQLLRRDLDTHARHCDHWRQPCHMGCGTILSHRTQAQHNCYKQLRQEYEASQRNHRAIATTLQRKMRRMQSTMTHMKRQIGLICESLEVIDDLHEVEEEDLGESSVNSGTPMSNNSNG, from the exons ATG GCGGACCGAGAGGTGTCAACACAAAGTGGGGGCTATGATGTGGAGCTGTTTGTGGACACTCCAGACTGTGATCTGGTCTGCACCATATGCCAGGGGGTCCTCAGGTGTCCAGTAAGAGCTGCATGCCACCACATCTTCTGCAAGAAATGCATCTTGCAGTGGCTGAAGAG GCAGGAGACCTGCCCTTGCTGCAGGAAGCCTGTAAACTCGAGCTTGATCTTTCTCATGTTCAAGCTGAGCAAATCTATTGGACGCATGAAGATCAAG TGTAAGAATGAGATCCGGGGTTGTGCAAAGACCTTCTCTCTCTCGGAGCAATACTGCCACAGCATGAGCTGTCTGTACGAGCTCATCCCCTGTCCGTACCAGGGCTGCCAGGCACAGCTCCTCCGCAGGGACCTGGACACCCATGCACGCCACTGCGACCACTGGCGTCAGCCCTGCCACATGGGCTGCGGGACGATTCTCTCCCATCGCACCCAGGCTCAACACAACTGCTACAAGCAACTGAGGCAGGAGTATGAAGCCAGTCAGAGGAACCACAGGGCCATCGCAACGACCTtgcagaggaagatgaggaggatgcaGAGCACCATGACCCACATGAAGAGGCAGATAGGGCTGATCTGTGAAAGCCTGGAAGTGATTGACGATCTGCacgaggtggaagaagaggaccTTGGAGAGAGCAGTGTCAACAGCGGGACTCCAATGAGCAACAACAGCAACGGCTGA
- the rps2 gene encoding 40S ribosomal protein S2: MADDAGGRGGFRGGFGGGGRGGGGGGGDRGDRGRGRGRGRGRGRGRGARGKAEDKEWVPVTKLGRLVKDLKIKSLEEIYLYSLPIKESEIIDFFLGSALKDEVLKIMPVQKQTRAGQRTRFKAFVAIGDYNGHVGLGVKCSKEVATAIRGAIILAKLSIVPVRRGYWGNKIAKPHTVPCKVTGRCGSVLVRLIPAPRGTGIVSAPVPKKLLTMAGIDDCYTSARGCTATLGNFAKATFDAISKTYSYLTPDLWKETVFTKSPYQEFTDHLAKTHTRVSVQRGQPVPPST; the protein is encoded by the exons ATGGCGGACGACGCCGGTGGTAGAGGAGGTTTCCGTGGAGGTTTTGGAGGAGGTGgccgaggaggcggcggcggcggcggcgatcgTGGGGATCGCGGCCGAGGCCGTGGACGCGGCAGAGGCCGTGGCAGGGGCCGCGGTGCCCGCGGCAAGGCCGAGGACAAGGAA TGGGTTCCCGTCACCAAGCTGGGCCGCCTGGTAAAGGACCTGAAGATCAAATCCCTGGAGGAGATCTACCTGTACTCTCTACCTATCAAA GAGTCAGAGATCATCGACTTCTTCTTGGGTTCTGCTCTTAAGGACGAGGTGCTCAAGATTATGCCTGTTCAGAAGCAGACCAGGGCTGGTCAGCGCACCAGGTTCAAG gCTTTTGTTGCCATTGGCGACTACAATGGTCATGTGGGTCTGGGGGTGAAGTGCTCCAAAGAGGTGGCTACAGCCATCCGTGGTGCCATAATCCTCGCCAAGCTGTCCATTGTCCCCGTGAGGAGAGGTTATTGGGGTAACAAGATCGCCAAGCCCCACACCGTGCCCTGCAAGGTGACTGGTCGCTGTGGCTCTGTGCTGGTGCGTCTCATCCCTGCACCCCGTGGTACTGGCATTGTGTCCGCCCCCGTGCCCAAGAAGCTGCTCACGATGGCCGGTATCGATGATTGCTACACCTCTGCCAGAGGCTGCACTGCCACCCTCGGCAACTTCG CCAAGGCCACCTTCGATGCCATCTCCAAGACGTACAGCTATCTGACACCAGACCTGTGGAAGGAGACAGTCTTCACAAAGTCTCCCTACCAGGAGTTCACTGACCATCTGGCCAAGACTCACACCAGGGTGTCTGTGCAGAGGGGACAGCCTGTCCCACCATCTACATAA